In the genome of bacterium, the window TTTTGGCGAGTTCACTGACGCCGGCGATAAGGAGGGCTGAGATCAGGGTCTTGAACAGGAAAAAGACAGCCGGCGACACCGGAGACTTTACTCCTTTGTCAACCTGTCGATGGCATCCGAGATCGCCTTGATCGGCTCCGGCTCCAGACTCTGGATAGCCATGACCACCGTGCCGTCGCGGTCTACAAGGACGGCGAAAGGGATGATCTCCACGCCGTAGCTGTCGAAGATCTCCAGCTCCGGATCAAGGATGACCTGGTAATGCATCTTGGCCGCGTACTTTTTGACCTGGGAGAGCATCCGGTCGGTTGGCGGATCGCCTGCGATCCCGATAAGCTCGAATTCCCGCTTCTGGTAAAGGTCGTTGATTTTGTTTAACGCCTCGATCCGGCTGATGCAGTCCCGGCAGAAAACGGACCAGAAGTTGAGCAGGACCACTTTTTCGCCCAGGTGGTCCTTGAGTTCGAACTTCTCCCCCTGCAGAGTCGTTGACGTGAACAGGGGAGCCCGGTCACCCTTTCCCACGGTGACGGCATGACACGGCGCCACGAAAGCCGCAGGGACGAGGAGGATAACCGCAGCGAACGACAGTATCAACGATAAACCGTGCCTTTTCATTGTTTCTCTCCTGATCCCGTGTTTTTGGCGCTCTTTCCGCCTTCGAGCGCCCATACGATCCTCCTGAAAACCCCCCTGACGATCCGGGCATCCTGGGAGGTCTTCACCCCATGATTCAGGATCTCTTTCAGGTGCAGAAGGGCACGTTCCCTGGGGTTCCGGATAAAAAAACCGCTCCTTTCGAGAACCGATGTCATCTGCTCGATCATCTGCGAGATCTCCACGGATGAAGCGTCTCCGAAGGACCGTACCAGGGGCAGATCGTCGGCGCCCATTCTCAATTCGTACGCCATGACCATGACCGATTGCGCCAGGTTCAGGCTGGCATACTCCCCATCCACCGGGATGGAAACCACGGCGTGGCAAAGAGCCAGCTCTTCGGATGTCAGTCCGCAGTCCTCCGGACCGAAGACCAGAGACGCCATTCCGCTGCCCCCAACGCTTCCCAGGTGACCAAGCAGGTGGCTCGATGCCTCGCGGGGAGTCATGATGCGGGACCTCCCGCTCTTGACCCTTCGGGAGGTGCCCAGGACGATCTCCTGATCCCTGAGAGCCTCCTCAAGAGTATCAAAAGTCCGCGCGGCTTCCAACACATCCTTCGCCGAGGCTGCGAACATCCTCGACTCGGATACATGGTACTCCCCGGGAGCGACCAGGGCAAGT includes:
- a CDS encoding TlpA disulfide reductase family protein, with product MKRHGLSLILSFAAVILLVPAAFVAPCHAVTVGKGDRAPLFTSTTLQGEKFELKDHLGEKVVLLNFWSVFCRDCISRIEALNKINDLYQKREFELIGIAGDPPTDRMLSQVKKYAAKMHYQVILDPELEIFDSYGVEIIPFAVLVDRDGTVVMAIQSLEPEPIKAISDAIDRLTKE
- a CDS encoding RNA methyltransferase — protein: MPNIEGGRPSRLLRQVRVVLCRPRYGGNIGAAARAVKNMGLGELALVAPGEYHVSESRMFAASAKDVLEAARTFDTLEEALRDQEIVLGTSRRVKSGRSRIMTPREASSHLLGHLGSVGGSGMASLVFGPEDCGLTSEELALCHAVVSIPVDGEYASLNLAQSVMVMAYELRMGADDLPLVRSFGDASSVEISQMIEQMTSVLERSGFFIRNPRERALLHLKEILNHGVKTSQDARIVRGVFRRIVWALEGGKSAKNTGSGEKQ